CGTCCTCGATCCATTCCGGGATCAGGTCGACCAGGTCGCCGTCGTTCGGCATGCCGCGGCCGTCCATGTTCACGTGCGGCCAGTCCGTGCCCCACACCAGCCGCTCGGGCGCGTGCGCCACCAACGCGCGCGCGACCGGCGTCGCCGCGGCGTAGGGATGGTCGCCCGGCACGCAGCGCATCGGACCGGACAGCTTCACCCACACCCGGCCGGTGTCGAGCATCCGCAGCACCGCCTTGAACGCGGGCTGGTCGACGCCGCCAGCGCCGCGGACGCTGGCGAGATGGTCGAGGACGATCGTGTTCGGCAGCGCCAGCAGCGCGCCGGCGAAATTCTCGATCCCTCCGTCATGGGCGTAGAACTGCACGTGCCAGCCATGCGCGTGGACCTTCGCCGCGAGGTCGGCGGAGATCGTCGGCGTGGCGCCGCCGCGCGACGTGCTTTGGAACCGCACGCCGCGCACACCAAGCCGCGTCGCGCCGGCGAGCGCGTCGTCGCCGACGTCTTCGCGTACCAGCGCCACGCCGCGGAAGCGGTCGGGGAAGCGCTGCAACGTGTCGAGCAGATGGCGCATGTCCGGGCCGTAGGCGCCGGCGCTGACGATCACGGCGCCGGAGACGCCGAGCGTGTCCTGCAACGCGATGTTGGTCTCCGGCAGCGCGTCGCGCGAGGCGTAGAACGCCTGCGGGTCGAACGGATACCGCTCCACCGGACCGAACAGGTGGATGTGGCTGTCGATCGTCCCTGGCGGACACCGGAACCGCGGCGTCCGCGGATCCGGATCGGGCGGCTGCGTCAGTCGCACCATGGCGTCGCTCCCGGCGCGCGGTCGGCCGTGACCTCCGCTACGCCGGCGCCACGATGTAGCCGGCGCGCGGGAAGTGCACGACCACCGTGCCGGTCCGCTCGTGCGCGCGGCGCACCGCGATCTCGGTGGCGTTGAGCGTCACCAGCTCGCCCGACACCGGCACCTTGCCGGTGTCGTCCGGCGTCACCGTCACCGCCGCGCCTGCCGCCAGGCCGCGGGGATCGGCCGGATCCACGCCGGCGGGGGTCTCGGGTTCGGCCGCCTTCGCCACGTCGAGCGCCTCCGCGGACGACATCTCGACCGGCGCGCCGTGGCCGAAGCGCGCCATCCGGCCGGCCCAGGCGCCGACCCGCGGCAACCCGTCCAGCGGCGAGGCGTTCTCCCCCAGACGCGCGCGCATGAACCACACCGGATTGTAGACCGCGACGTCGGCCAGCGACGGTTGGCCGCCGAGCAGAAAAGCGCGGCCGTCCGACAGCATGGTCTCGACATGCGTCAGCCCGGCGTAGACCTGGTCGCGCGCCATCGGCTGCGCGGATTTGAGGAAGCCCGCGTCGAAGGATCGGCCGGAGAACTCGCTCCGGTCCTTCTTGAACGCCTCGGGCATCTTGTCGCCGAGTTCGCCCATGACGACGCCGACGGCGGCCCAGAACAGCGTGCGGTCGGCCCAGAACGACAGCGCCTCGGCGACGCCCTCGTGCCCGGCCGGCGTCAGCGGCAGCGCCGGGAACCGGCTCTGCAGCGCGCGCGCGATGATCTGGGTGTCGCAATAGACGTCGGCGCCGATCTGGAGCACGGGCGTCTTGCGGTAGCCGCCGGTCAGCGGCATCAGGTCCGGCTTGGGCATGACGTTGGGGATCGTGACCGAGCGCCACGGGAGCCCCTTCAAGCCGAGGATCACGCGGACCTTCTCGGCGTAGGGCGACGTCGGATAGTGGTGCAGGATGATGTCGGGCATGGTGGAACCTCCGGTGGCGGGCGACGCTATCCGTTCTTCAGCGCCAAGGCGAGCGCCGGCGCCGCATTGACCCCGCCGGCGGCAAAGCGTTCTATCGACGGATCATCCGGAGACGCAGACATGGCCACCGCCGCACCGCCCGCCTCGACCGGCGGCAACGCCAAGACCCTCGTGCTGACCGGCGCCAGCCGCGGCATCGGGCACGCGACGGTCAAGCGCTTCGGCGCCGCCGGCTGGCGCATCATCACGGTCTCGCGGCAGCCGTTCAGCGCGCTGTGCCCGTGGCCGGGCGGCGGCGAGAACCACGTCCAGCTCGACCTCGCCGATCCGGTCGACCTCGGCCGCGGCATCGAGCAGATCAAGTCGCGGCTGCGCGGCGGCCGGCTCGACGCGCTGGTCAACAACGCCGCGATCTCGCCCAAGGGCGACGGCGGCTCGCGGCTGGGCGCGCTCGACACGCCGTTCGACCTGTGGCGCCAGGTGTTCAACGTCAACTTCTTCGCGCCGGTGGCGCTGGCGCGCGGCCTGATCGAGGAGCTCGGCAACGCCCGCGGCTGCGTCGTCAACGTGACGTCGATCGCCGGCTCGCGCGTGCATCCCTTCGCCGGCTCGGCCTACGCCACGTCGAAGGCGGCGCTGGCGACGCTGACGCGCGAGATGGCGCACGATTTCGGGCCGCGCGGCATCCGCGTCAACGCGATCGCGCCGGGCGAGATCGACACCGCGATCCTGTCGCCCGGCACCGAGCGGATCGTCGCCGAGCAGATCCCGATGCGCCGGCTGGGCACGACGGATGAAGTCGCCGACGTGATCCATTTCCTGTGCGAGGGCGGCAGCTCCTACGTCACCGGCGCCGAGATCCAGATCAACGGCGGCCAGCACGTCTGAGCCGGCGGCGCGTCACAGCGCGTCGAGCAGCGCCTTCTCGAAGCCGGCGCGCGCCGCCCGCGCGATGAAGCGCGGCCGCAGACCGGTCGACGCGAAGCGGCCCGACGCGCGGTCGTCGGCGCCGGCGGCCGGCGGCTCGTAGAAGAACAGGTCGCGGCCGGAATCGTCGGGCGCCAGCTCCGCGAGATGCGTCACGCGCCGGACGCCGTCGCGCCGCGTCTCGAGCTGCACCAGCAGGTCGAAGCCCGCGCCGAGCCCGCCGGCGACCGCCGCCCGCGGCGAGGTCGCGTCGACGGTCGCGGCGATCCCCTCGACGCCGCGTCCGGCGGCCTCGGCCAGCGCGGCGAGCTGGGCGGCCGGCGCGTCGTCGACCAGCAGATGGTCGGCGCGCAGGCGCAGCGCGGCGGCCACGGCGGCGGCGAACGCCGCCTCGCCGCCGGCCCCGAGCAGGCCCACGACGTGCGGACGGTCCAGCCGCAGCGACGGCGCCCGCTCCACCGTCACGACGCGGTCGTCGGCCGCGGCGGCGCGCCCGAGCGCCGCCAGCATCGCGGTGCGGCCGGTGCCGGCGCCGCCGGCCACCAGCACGTTGAGCCGGCTGCGCACCGCGACGCGCAGGACCGTGGCCATCTGGGTCGACAGCGCGCCCTCCGCCACCAGCGATTCCAGCGTCGTGGCGACGTCGCGCGCGCGGCGCAGCACCAGCAGCGGCTCGCCGCTCGACATCGGCGGCACGACGATGGTCGCGCGCGCGCCGTCGGGCTGCGCGCAGTCGATGAACGGCGACGCCGGGCCGGCCGGCGCGACGCCGGCGCGGCGCGCCAGGCGTTCCAGCACGCCCTCGAGCTGGGCGGCGTCGCGGAACGCCGCCGATGTGGGCTCGAGCCGGCCGCGGCGCTCGACGAACACCGAACGGACGCCGTTGACGAGCACGGCGCCGACGGCCTCGTCGCGCCACAGCGCGTCGATCGGCCCGAGACCGAACAACTCGTCGAACGCCAGCCGGTCGAGCCGGTCGCGGTCCTCGGAATCGACCGCCACCGCGGCCTCGACCAGCGCCGCGTCGATCGCGCCGCGCAACCACACCAGAACGTCGCGACGCGGCGCCGGCAACGGCGGCGCGTCGCCGCGGCGCGCCAGCAACGCCGGCGCGATCGCCGCCATCGCCGCGTCGACCGACACCACGGTCGCGCCGCGCCGCGGACGTGGCGGCGGCTCGGAGGGCGCCATCCGCGGCGGCATGGCCGGCGGCGGTTCGGGCGGGGGTGGGACCGGGGCCCGCGGCGGTGCCGTCAGCGCGGACTCTGGCGGCGCGGGTGGCGGCGCGATGGGTGGTGCAGGTGGCGGACGGGGCGTCGCGGGCGGCGCCGCGGTCCGCTCCTCCGCCGCGGGCGCGCGCGGCGACGGCGTCGCTTCGAGATCGCCGGCGCCCGACACCGGCTCGGCGCGCGACACCAGCGGCGACGGAATGGCGGGCACGACCGCGACGGCCGGCGGTTCGAGCGGCTCGCCGCTCCACGCCGGCGCCGGCTGCGACGGCGCCGCCGCCGGGCCGTCGAACGCCACGAGTCCGCCGGGTTCGGCTGGCGCCACCGGCGTGGCCGCCGGCGGCGCGCCCGCGCGGAGCGTCGGCCAGCCACGCTGGCAATTGTCGAGCAGTTCGACGACGACGCGCCGCAGCTCGTAGCTCGTCAACGTCACGCCGCGCGTGCGGAAGTAGCTATGGACCAGCTCGCCCAGCTTGTAGGCGATGTCGCCCGCCGACGGCCCGCTGCGCAGCGCCTCCTCGACCGGTTGCCTCAGATCCGCGAACAGACTCGCCCAGACGCGGCCGACCAGCGTGCCGCGCGCGTCGCCGCGGGCCTGCGGAAAGATCGTCGCGTAGCCGCCATCCGAGGTGTCGGCCGGCCCGGTGGTATCGTCGCTGGAATCGAGGGGCACACCGTCGGCGCGCATGCATATACCGTGGACTAAGGACTAGAGAGCATCGCGTGCAATATCGGCGCACCATAGCTTGGACGCCCCGGCGCCGGCATTGAAAAACACTGAGAAAGCCTTATTTCATGGGCATTACTTTGATTCACCGCCGGACACCGTCGTTTACGGATGAACGCTGATATGCGACATTAGACGCATGAAGAGGCGCCGCCTTTCACGCGTCGCGCAATCGTTTGAGCGACGCATCTGAACCACGATCTCACCTTCGCCCCGATCGCGTCGTGGCGCGACGCGGACCCGCGCGCGACGCCCGTCGTGGCGCGCACACCAGTCCGGCGCCAAGTCGGCAGCGTCGCGGCCGCGATCGCGCTCCATGCCGCGATCATCGCGGCACTGACGCTGTCGACGTACGCGCGGCGTCCCGAACCGCGACTCGAGGAGATCGCGCTGGTCGACGCGGTGCCGCCGGCGCCGGCACCGCCACCCGTCGCGGCGTCGAAGCAGGAACCCAAGCCCGAGCCGAAGCCCGAACGGCAGCCGGAGCCAGCCGCCGAGCGCCTCCCGACGCCGGTGCCGCCACCGCCACCGGAAGCCTCGACCCCGTCTGAACCGAAACCGCCGGGCCCCGCCGAGGCGCAGCCCTCCGAGGCGTCCCCCGCACCGGCGCCGCCGACGCCAACGCCACCACCCGAACCGTCATCCGCCGAAGCGCCGCCCGCGACGGCCGCGCCGCCGGCGCCGACCATCCCCGCGCCGCCACCACCCGAGCCGCCGCCGCCGGTCACCGAGATGCCCCCGCCGCCTGTCGCGCGCGCGCCGTCGCCGATCCTCGACCGCGGCTTCTCGTTGCGGCCCGACGAGCCGCCGGTGTCGGCCGCCGAGATCAACGGCCCGTCCATCCTGTTCCGGCCACCACCGGCGCCGGCGCGGACGGGCGCTGCGGCCGCACGCCCGGCGGCGGCGCGTCTCGCGACCCTGGTGGTGACGCCCGCCGGCGGCGGGCCGGCGCGCACCCCGTATCCGGAGGAGGCGCGCCGCAACGGCGAGCAGGGCGACGTGCTGGTCGAGGTCGAGATCGACGCCTCCGGCGCCGTCCGCGACGCACGCGTGCGTCGCTCGAGCGGCCACGCGAGACTCGACGCCGCCGCGCTCAGGTCCGGCGCCGCGCTGCGGTTCCGCCCGCCGCGGCCGCCCGAGGGCGCGCGTCTCGTCGGCACGGTCCTGGTCGAGGTGCCGTTCAGTTTCAGGCTGCCGTGAGGGGCCCACCGGACGGCGCCGCCCGCGCTTGCGCCGTGCGGCCGGTTCGGCCATGTTCCGCGCCTCGCAACCATCGCCACGCGGGGAAACGCATGCGCACGATCACGATGTTGATGGCCGTCGTCGCCCTTTTCACGGCGAGCGCGCAGGCCGTCGCGCAGACCCGGCCGGGAGTCCCCATGGACAAGGAAAACACCCTCTACATCGACCTGAAGGACGGCCGCGTCGTCATCCAGATGCGCCCCGACCTCGCGCCCGGCCACGTGGCGCAGATCAAGAAGCACGCGCGCGACGGCAAGTACGACGGCGTCGTGTTCCACCGCGTGATCGACGGCTTCATGGCCCAGACCGGCGATCCGACGGGCACCGGTTCGGGCGGTATCGGCGAGCCGCTCAAGGCGGAGTTCTCGAAGGAGCCGCACGTGCGCGGCACCCTGTCGATGGCGCGCACCAACGATCCCAACAGCGCACGCAGCCAGTTCTTCATCTGCTTCGGCGACGCCGGCTTCCTCGACGGCAAGTACACCGTGTGGGGCAAGGTGATTTCCGGCATGGAGTTCGTCGACAAGATCAAGCGCGGCGAGCCGCCCTCGAATCCCGACAAGATGCTGAAGGTACGCGTCGCCGCCGACGTGAAGGACTAGCGCCCGTCCGCGGGGCCCGCGCCGGCGGACGCGGCCGCGCCGCGATGGCCGGGTCGAAGCGACCGGCGACCGCGCCGACGAACGCGCCCGCGGCGTCGACGCGGTCGATCCCGCGGCTGGCCCTGGCGCTGGGAGTCCTCGGCACAGCGCCGTTCGCGCTGGCGGCCGGCGCGGTGCTGTGGGCGCCGCAGCCGTGGCCGCTATTCGCGTTCAGCGCGCTGATCGGGTACGGGACGTGCGTGCTGTCGTTCCTCGGCGCGGTGCACTGGGGCCTGGCGATGCGCGATCCGGCGCCGCGGCCGTCGCAGTTCCTGATCGGCGCGGCGGCGCCGCTGACGGCGTGGCTGTCGCTGGCGTTCGGCTCGGCGGTCGCCGTCCTCGGACTGGCGACGGGTTTCCTGGCGATGCTCGCCTACGACATCGCCGCCGCGCGCCGCGGCGCCGCGCCGGCGTGGTATCCGCGCCTGCGCTGGCCGCTCACCGGAATCGCCCTGCTCTGCCTCGTGACGCCGGCCGCCGCCGGCGTCCGGTGACGCGCCGCCGCCGTCACCTCGTGACGGTGTGGAACGCCTTGGCGATGACCTTCCATTGGCCGTCGAGCTTCAGCAGCGTCAAATAATCGGTGAAGTAGCGCGGCGGAATCTGGCATTCGACCTTGGCGAAGGCGGTGGCCGGCCCGCTGAAATCGATCGACACGATGCGGTCGCGGCGCTCGTCGCCCTTGGACTTCGCCGACGGCCGGCTCTCGATCATCTTGAACCACTCCGCGCGCGGCAGATCCGCGGCGGCGCCGTCGGCCCCGACGCTGTAGAGATGCGACGCTGGATGGAACGCCTCGCCCAGCTTTTTCGTGTCGCCCTCGTAGAGACCGTCGAAATAGATCCGCAATGTCCGCTCGACAGCGGCGATCTCCGACTGCATATCCGCCTCCAGAAAAGACCCGATGGCGAAAAATAGAGCACATCGCCGCCGGGGCCGCCACCGCGCGGGTGGTCGACATGGCGCGCGGATTGCTTGATCAAATTCGAGGCACGCCCGATCGCGCGGGCGCCCGAAAGGCCCGTCATGAGTATCCACGTCGCCCTGACCCACCGCACCAGCTACACCTATGACCGGCTGGTCGAGCTCGGTCCGCAGACCGTCCGCCTGCGGCCGGCGCCCCATTGCCGCACCCCGATCCTGTCCTATTCGCTGCGCGTCGAGCCCTCGCCCCATTTCATCAACTGGCAGCAGGACCCCCAGGGCAACCATCTGGCGCGGCTGGTATTCCCCGAGAAAGCGGGGAAATTCTCGGTCAGCGTCGACCTGGTCGCCGACATGGCGGTCATCAATCCGTTCGATTTCTTCCTCGACACCGACGCCGAGACGTATCCGTTCGCCTACGACCCCGGCCTGTCGGAGGATCTGGCGCCGTTCCGCAAGACGACCGCGCCGGGTCCGCTGCTGGCGGCCTGGCTGGCCAAGGTCGACCGCGGCGGGGCGCCGCGCACGATCGACTTCCTGGTCGGGCTGAACCAGCGGCTGCAGAAGGAGATCGGCTACGTCATCCGGCTCGAACCCGGCGTGCAGACCTTCGAGGAGACGCTGGGCGTCGCCAAGGGATCATGCCGCGACACGTCGTGGCTGCTGGTCAACATCCTGCGCCATCTCGGCTTCGCGGCGCGCTTCGTGTCGGGATACCTGATCCAGTTGCGGCCCGACGAGAAACCCCTCGACGGTCCGGAAGGGCCGACCAGCGACTTCACCGACCTGCACGCATGGTGCGAGGTGTACCTGCCCGGCGCGGGATGGATCGGATTCGATCCGACGTCGGGCCTGATGGCCGGCGAGGGCCACATTCCCCTGGCCTGCACGCCTGAGCCGCAGAGCGCGGCGCCGGTCGAGGGGCTGGTCGGCAAGGCCGAGGTCGAGTTCTCGTTCGCCATGTCGGTGACCCGCGTGCGCGAGACGCCGCGCACCACGCTGCCCTACGCCGACGCGACGTGGGACGACATGCTGGCGCTCGGCGACGAGGTCGAGCGCGACCTGGTGGACGGCGACGCGCGGCTGACCATGGGCGGCGAGCCGACCTTCGTGTCGATCGACGACATGGACGGCGCGGCGTGGAACACCGAGGCGCTGGGCGCCGACAAGCGGCGCCTCGCCGGACGTCTGTTCCGCCGCCTGGCGGCGCGCTTCGCGACCAGCCCGCTGCTGCACTACGGCCAGGGCAAGTGGTATCCGGGCGAGCAGCTGCCGCGCTGGGCTCTGGGCTGCCACTGGCGCCGCGACGGCGAGCCGATCTGGCGCGACGCCGGACTCTACGCCCAGGAGGAGAAGCCGGCGGGCGCGACCGTCGAGGACGCGGCGCGATTCGCGCACGCGCTGTGCGAGCGGCTGCGCATCGACCCTGCCTATCTGATCCCGGCGTTCGAGGACACCTGGTACTACCTGTGGCGTGAGCGCCGGCTGCCGGTGAACGTCGATCCGTCGGCGTCCAAGGTGAAGGACGAGATGGAACGCGCGCGTCTGGCGCGCATCTTCGAGCAGGGTCTGGAGAGCGTCGTCGGCCACGTGCTGCCGATCACGCGCGACCGCTTCAACGGCCGGCGCTGGCGGTCGGGGCCTTGGTTCCTGCGGCCGGAGAAGCTGTATCTCGCGCCCGGCGATTCACCCATCGGCTTCCGCCTGCCGCTCGACTCGCTGCCGTGGGCGGCGCCGGGCGACATGCCCGCGGCGCTCGAGATGGACGCGATGGCGCCGCGCGAGCCGCTGCCGCCGTTCGACGCGTTCCGCGCCTCGGCCGCGACGCGCATGCTGAGCGCCACCTCCGCCGCCGGCGCGCCGGCGGCCCCCGGCGACGGCGCCGCCGACATCTGGCGCGACGCGCTGCGGCCCGACTCGGCGTCCGCGCCGCCGCCGCCGCGCGGCCAGTCGGCGGCGCGCACCGTCCGCACCGCGATCGCCTTCGAGCCGCGCGACGGGCATCTCCACGTGTTCATGCCGCCGGCGGAGACCGCCGAGGACTATCTCGACCTCGTCGCCGCGGTCGAGGACGCCGCCCGCGCGAGCGGCCAGCCGGTCTTCATCGAGGGCTATCCGCCGCCGTTCGATCCGCGGCTGCGCCATTTCTCGGTGACGCCCGATCCCGGCGTCATCGAGGTCAACATCCACCCCTCGGAGACGTGGCGCGACCTGGTGGCGACCACCGAGGCGGTCTACGCCGAGGCGCGCGAGACCCGGCTCGGGGCGCAGAAATTCATGCTCGACGGGCGCCACACTGGCACCGGCGGCGGCAACCACGTCACCGTCGGCGCCGCGAGCCCGGCCGACTCGCCGTTGCTGCGGCGGCCCGACCTGCTCAAGAGCCTGATCGGCTACTGGCACAACCATCCCTCGCTCTCCTACCTGTTCTCGGGCCTGTTCATCGGCCCGACCAGCCAGCACCCGCGCGTCGACGAGGCGCGCAACGACTCGCTGTTCGAGCTGGAGATCGCGTTCCGCCAGATCTCGGCCGGCGGCGCGGCGCCGCCGTGGCTGGTCGACCGCGTGTTCCGCAACCTGCTGGTCGACGTCACCGGCAACACGCACCGCGCCGAGTTCTGCATCGACAAGCTGTTCTCGCCGGACAGCGCGTCGGGCCGCCGCGGCCTGCTCGAGCTGCGCGCCTTCGAGATGCCGCCGCACGTGCGCATGAGCGTGGCGCAGCTCCTGCTGCTGCGTGGCCTGATCGCGAGGTTCTGGCGCGAGCCGTACGAGCGGCCGCTGACGCGCTGGGGCACGCGCCTGCACGACGATTTCATGCTGCCGCACTTCGTCTGGCAGGACTTCACCGAGGTGGTCGACGACCTGCGCGCCGGCGGCCGCGGCTTCGACGCCGCGTGGTACCTGCCGCACTACGAGTTCCGCTTCCCCGAGATCGGCGCCATCGCCCACCGCGGCGTCGAGCTCGAGCTGCGCCACGCGCTGGAGCCATGGCACGTCCTCGGCGAGGAAGGCGGCGCCGGCGGCACGGTGCGCTACGTCGATTCGTCGCTCGAGCGGCTGCAGGTGAAGGTCGCGGGCCTCAACGACGCGCGCCACGTGGTCGCCTGCAACGGCCGCGCGCTGCCGCTGCGCGCCACCGGCGTGCCGGGCGAGCACGTCGCCGGCGTGCGCTTCCGCGCCTGGCAGCCGCCCACCGGCCTGCACCCGACGATCGGCGTGCACGCGCCGCTGGTGTTCGACATCCACGACACGTGGACCGGCCGCTCGATCGGCGGCTGCACCTACCACGTCGTGCATCCCGGCGGCCGCAGCCACGACCGCTTCCCGGTCAACGCCAACGAGGCCGAGGCGCGCCGCCGCGTGCGCTTCGCGCCGGTCGGCCACAGCCAGGGCGCGGCCGCGCCGCCCCTGCCCCTGGCCAACCCCGAACACCCCGTCACCCTGGATCTGCGGCGCGCCTGAGCCCGGCGGCGGTGGACCCGGGGCGGCCGGCGTGCGAACGTCGGCGCCCCTTCGAAAAAGAGAACCGACCGCCGATATGGAGGCCCTCCGCGCCGCGGGCGCCCCGACAGGGACGTACGACGAGCTGGTCAACGGCCAGCGCGGCATCCGCTACCATTGGCAGGGACTGCTGAGCGTCGTCCGGTCGCTGCCGGGCGTCAGCCTCCGCGACCGCGTCGAGCGCGCCCAGCGGCAGCTGGTCGAGGGCGGCGCCACGCGCTCGTCGCGGCCGCCGGACGGCGCCCCGGTCGAGGGCTGGTCGTTCGAGGCGCTGCCGCTGATCCTGACGTCGCCGGAATGGGAGGCGATCGAGGCCGGCCTGATCCAGCGCGCGCGCCTGCTCGACGCGGTGATCGGCGACGTCTACGGGGCGCAGCGCCTGCCGCGCGAGCGGCTGCTGCCGGCCGCGCTGGTCCACGCCAACGCGCAGTTCCTGCGGCCGTGCCGCGCGCCGGGCTCGCCGCCGCCGGCGCGCAACCTGGTGTTCTACGCCGCCGATCTGGTGCGCACGCCCGACGGATCCTGGACGGTGCTGGCCGACCACGCCCAGGCGCCGGCCGGCGCCGGCTACGCGCTGCATCTGCGCCGCACGCTGGCGCGCACGCTGCCGGAGGCCTTCCGCGCCATGCCGGTGCGCGAGATCGGCCCGTTCTTCGAGGCCTGCCAGGCGACGCTCAACGGCATGGCCGCCGCCGGCCGCGACAACCCGATCGTGGCGTTGCTGACCGCCGGCCCGTACTCGCGGACCTATTTCGAGCAGGTGTTCCTGGCGCGCGCGCTGGGCGTGGCGCTGGTCGAGGGCGGCGACCTGACGGTGCGCGGCGACGGCGTGGCGATGAAGACGCTGGACGGGCTGAAGCCGGTCGACGTCCTGCTGCGGCGGCTCGACAGCGCCTACTGCGATCCGCTCGAGCTGCGCGCCGATTCGACGCTCGGCGTCGGCGGCCTTCTGGAGGCGGCGCGCGCCGGCAAGGTCGCGCTGGCCAACGCCGTCGGCAGCGGCGTCGTCGACACCCCGGCGCTGTCGCCGTTCCTGCCGGCGCTGGCGCGCCACCTGCTCGGCGAGGAGCTGCGCCTGCCGGCCGTCGACGTCTGGTGGCTGGGCGAGCGCGCCGCCCTCGACTACGTCCTGGCCCATCTCGACGCGATGACGGTGCGGCCGGCGCTCGACGCCGACCGCGAGCCGGTCGTCGCGCGCGATCTCGATCCGGCCGCGCGCGCCGCCCTCGTCGAACGCATGATCGCCCGGCCGCACGCCTACGTCGCGCAGCGCGCCGTCGAGCCGTCCTTCGCGCCTGCGCTGGCGCCCGAGGGCCTGCGCCCGGACCCGGTGGTGCTGCGCGTGTTCCTCGTCGCGCACGGCGACGGCTACATCGCCATGCCCGGCGGCCTCGCGCGCTCGCCGCCGGGATCGGCGCTGGCCGCGCTGGGCCGCGTCGACGGCCGCGTGCGCGACGTCTGGGTGCTGGCCGACGACAGCGCCGAGATCGTGGTGCCGCCGACGGCGCGCTTCCAGCGGCTGGCGATCCAGCGCGGCGGCGACCTCCAGAGCCGCGCCGCCGACAATCTGTTCTGGCTCGGCCGCTACGTCGAGCGCGTCGACAACCTCGCGCGGCTGGCGCGCGCGACGCTCGGCCGGCTGGCGCTGGGACCGATGGGCGTGCGCGACCTGATCGAGCTGCGCCTGCTGGGGCTGGCGCTCGGCGACGCCGGGCTGGTCGAGCGCCGCGACGCGATGGCGCCGCCCGACAGCAACGCGCTGGCGCAGGCCATCATGCGCTGCGGCGCCGACGGAAGGCCGCTCGCCTCGGCGCTGACCTCGGTGCGGCAGCTCGCCGGCACGCTGCGCGACCGGTTGTCGGCCGACATGGGCTCGGCGATCGACGTGACGCTGGGCGCGGTGGCCGCCCGCTTCGCGCGGCCGCGCGCCGACGTCGACCAGCTGATGGCGGCGTGCGACGACGCGATCCGCTTCGCCGCCACCTTCTCGGGCCTCGCGCAGGAGAACATGACCCGCGGCAGCGGCTGGCGGATGCTCGACCTCGGCCGCCGCCTGGAGCGCGGCCGCTACGTCTGCCGCGCCGCGCTGTCGCCCTTCGCGCAGACGCCGATCCTGTGGGAGCCGGCGATGCGGCTGGCGCTCGAGCTCTGCGACTCGACGATCACCTACCGCGGCCGCTACCTCGCGACGCTGGAGCCGGCGCCGACCCTCGACCTGGTGCTGCTCGACGAGAGCAACCCGCGCGCGCTGGCGTTCCAGATCCACGCCATCTCGCGGCACCTCGCAGACCTCGGCCGCGCCACCGGCGCGCGCGTCGCGTTCGCGGGCGAGGACCTGCTGACCGA
The genomic region above belongs to Rhodospirillales bacterium and contains:
- a CDS encoding transglutaminase family protein, with the protein product MSIHVALTHRTSYTYDRLVELGPQTVRLRPAPHCRTPILSYSLRVEPSPHFINWQQDPQGNHLARLVFPEKAGKFSVSVDLVADMAVINPFDFFLDTDAETYPFAYDPGLSEDLAPFRKTTAPGPLLAAWLAKVDRGGAPRTIDFLVGLNQRLQKEIGYVIRLEPGVQTFEETLGVAKGSCRDTSWLLVNILRHLGFAARFVSGYLIQLRPDEKPLDGPEGPTSDFTDLHAWCEVYLPGAGWIGFDPTSGLMAGEGHIPLACTPEPQSAAPVEGLVGKAEVEFSFAMSVTRVRETPRTTLPYADATWDDMLALGDEVERDLVDGDARLTMGGEPTFVSIDDMDGAAWNTEALGADKRRLAGRLFRRLAARFATSPLLHYGQGKWYPGEQLPRWALGCHWRRDGEPIWRDAGLYAQEEKPAGATVEDAARFAHALCERLRIDPAYLIPAFEDTWYYLWRERRLPVNVDPSASKVKDEMERARLARIFEQGLESVVGHVLPITRDRFNGRRWRSGPWFLRPEKLYLAPGDSPIGFRLPLDSLPWAAPGDMPAALEMDAMAPREPLPPFDAFRASAATRMLSATSAAGAPAAPGDGAADIWRDALRPDSASAPPPPRGQSAARTVRTAIAFEPRDGHLHVFMPPAETAEDYLDLVAAVEDAARASGQPVFIEGYPPPFDPRLRHFSVTPDPGVIEVNIHPSETWRDLVATTEAVYAEARETRLGAQKFMLDGRHTGTGGGNHVTVGAASPADSPLLRRPDLLKSLIGYWHNHPSLSYLFSGLFIGPTSQHPRVDEARNDSLFELEIAFRQISAGGAAPPWLVDRVFRNLLVDVTGNTHRAEFCIDKLFSPDSASGRRGLLELRAFEMPPHVRMSVAQLLLLRGLIARFWREPYERPLTRWGTRLHDDFMLPHFVWQDFTEVVDDLRAGGRGFDAAWYLPHYEFRFPEIGAIAHRGVELELRHALEPWHVLGEEGGAGGTVRYVDSSLERLQVKVAGLNDARHVVACNGRALPLRATGVPGEHVAGVRFRAWQPPTGLHPTIGVHAPLVFDIHDTWTGRSIGGCTYHVVHPGGRSHDRFPVNANEAEARRRVRFAPVGHSQGAAAPPLPLANPEHPVTLDLRRA
- a CDS encoding circularly permuted type 2 ATP-grasp protein, with the protein product MEALRAAGAPTGTYDELVNGQRGIRYHWQGLLSVVRSLPGVSLRDRVERAQRQLVEGGATRSSRPPDGAPVEGWSFEALPLILTSPEWEAIEAGLIQRARLLDAVIGDVYGAQRLPRERLLPAALVHANAQFLRPCRAPGSPPPARNLVFYAADLVRTPDGSWTVLADHAQAPAGAGYALHLRRTLARTLPEAFRAMPVREIGPFFEACQATLNGMAAAGRDNPIVALLTAGPYSRTYFEQVFLARALGVALVEGGDLTVRGDGVAMKTLDGLKPVDVLLRRLDSAYCDPLELRADSTLGVGGLLEAARAGKVALANAVGSGVVDTPALSPFLPALARHLLGEELRLPAVDVWWLGERAALDYVLAHLDAMTVRPALDADREPVVARDLDPAARAALVERMIARPHAYVAQRAVEPSFAPALAPEGLRPDPVVLRVFLVAHGDGYIAMPGGLARSPPGSALAALGRVDGRVRDVWVLADDSAEIVVPPTARFQRLAIQRGGDLQSRAADNLFWLGRYVERVDNLARLARATLGRLALGPMGVRDLIELRLLGLALGDAGLVERRDAMAPPDSNALAQAIMRCGADGRPLASALTSVRQLAGTLRDRLSADMGSAIDVTLGAVAARFARPRADVDQLMAACDDAIRFAATFSGLAQENMTRGSGWRMLDLGRRLERGRYVCRAALSPFAQTPILWEPAMRLALELCDSTITYRGRYLATLEPAPTLDLVLLDESNPRALAFQIHAISRHLADLGRATGARVAFAGEDLLTDCRDSVAMFQTDERAWRHEGLALAALRDAVERAGAALSSLSEDVTRTYFSLVPAARTVGSMR